From Halapricum desulfuricans, a single genomic window includes:
- a CDS encoding CTP synthase, translated as MPTDSDTGYDPTLGNKFVFVTGGVMSGLGKGITAASTGRLLKNAGFDVTAVKIDPYLNVDAGTMNPFQHGEVYVLKDGGEVDLDLGNYERFLDEDMTFDHNVTTGKTYRHVIEKERAGDYLGKTVQIIPHITDDIKRRIREAAEGTDVCLVEVGGTVGDIEGMPYLEALRQFAHEQDDNDILFAHVTLVPYSKNGEQKTKPTQHSVKELRSIGLQPDILVGRCEDRLHPDVKEKIALFCDVPTEAVFSNPDVEDIYHVPLMVEEEGLDEYVMQELGLAERALPEDERDNQWRKLVTQETTGEVDIALVGKYDLEDAYMSVNEALKHAGLEKNVDVNVRWVDSDKDDVTESANLTEADGVVVPGGFGARGTEGKIEAIRYARENDVPFLGLCLGFQMAVVEHARNVLGYGEAHSAEMDEETPDPVIDILPEQEHTEDMGGTMRLGAHKTDITPGTLAEDIYESTVCTERHRHRYEVNPEYFEDFAETSMVFSGRAGRRMEILELDDHPYFIGTQFHPEFRSRPTRASPPFVGLLEAVLGERDWADQQEIEV; from the coding sequence ATGCCCACTGACTCCGACACGGGGTACGACCCCACACTCGGGAACAAGTTCGTCTTCGTGACCGGCGGGGTGATGTCCGGTCTCGGCAAGGGGATCACGGCCGCCAGCACCGGCCGACTCCTGAAAAACGCCGGGTTCGACGTCACCGCCGTCAAGATCGACCCGTACCTGAACGTCGACGCAGGCACGATGAATCCCTTCCAGCACGGCGAGGTGTACGTGCTCAAGGACGGCGGCGAAGTCGACCTCGATCTGGGGAACTACGAGCGATTTTTGGACGAGGACATGACCTTCGATCACAACGTGACCACGGGGAAGACCTACCGGCACGTGATCGAGAAGGAACGCGCCGGCGACTACCTCGGCAAGACCGTCCAGATCATTCCCCACATCACCGACGACATCAAACGACGGATCCGCGAGGCAGCGGAAGGAACTGACGTCTGTCTGGTCGAGGTCGGCGGCACCGTCGGCGACATCGAGGGGATGCCCTATCTGGAAGCACTGCGGCAGTTCGCCCACGAGCAGGACGACAACGACATCCTCTTCGCGCACGTGACGCTGGTGCCCTACTCGAAAAACGGCGAGCAAAAGACCAAGCCGACCCAGCACAGCGTCAAGGAATTGCGCTCGATCGGCCTCCAGCCGGACATCCTAGTCGGACGGTGCGAGGACCGACTCCACCCCGACGTCAAGGAGAAGATCGCGCTGTTCTGTGACGTGCCGACGGAGGCGGTCTTCTCGAACCCGGACGTCGAGGACATCTATCACGTCCCGCTGATGGTCGAGGAGGAGGGCCTCGACGAGTACGTCATGCAGGAACTCGGGCTGGCCGAGCGCGCGCTGCCCGAAGACGAACGCGACAACCAGTGGCGGAAACTCGTCACACAGGAGACCACCGGCGAGGTCGACATCGCCCTCGTGGGGAAATACGACCTCGAAGACGCGTATATGTCCGTCAACGAGGCGCTGAAACACGCCGGCCTGGAGAAGAACGTCGACGTCAACGTCCGGTGGGTCGATTCGGACAAAGACGACGTCACCGAGAGCGCGAACCTCACCGAGGCCGATGGGGTCGTCGTCCCCGGCGGCTTCGGCGCTCGCGGGACGGAAGGCAAGATCGAGGCGATCCGCTACGCCCGCGAGAACGACGTGCCGTTCCTGGGGCTGTGTCTGGGCTTCCAGATGGCCGTCGTCGAGCACGCCCGGAACGTCCTCGGCTACGGGGAGGCCCACTCCGCGGAGATGGACGAGGAGACGCCCGATCCGGTCATCGACATCCTGCCCGAACAAGAGCACACCGAAGATATGGGCGGCACGATGCGGCTGGGCGCTCACAAGACCGACATCACACCCGGGACACTCGCCGAGGACATCTACGAGTCGACGGTCTGTACCGAACGACACCGTCATCGCTACGAGGTCAATCCCGAGTACTTCGAGGACTTCGCCGAGACCAGCATGGTCTTCTCCGGGCGTGCCGGTCGTCGGATGGAGATTCTGGAACTCGACGATCACCCCTACTTCATCGGAACGCAGTTCCATCCGGAGTTCCGCTCGCGACCGACGCGTGCCTCGCCGCCGTTTGTCGGCCTGCTCGAAGCGGTGCTGGGCGAACGGGACTGGGCGGACCAGCAAGAGATCGAAGTCTGA
- the hemL gene encoding glutamate-1-semialdehyde 2,1-aminomutase yields the protein MNYDGSRDLYDRALSVMPGGVNSSVRATQPYPFFVQKGDGGHVIDADGNRYIDFVMGYGPLLLGHDLPESVQSAVQRRASEGPMYGAPTEVEVELAEFLARHVPSVEMVRFVNSGTEATVSAVRLARGYTGRDKIVIMEGSYHGAQESTLVEGKRDETAPSSPGIPESFAEHTVTVPFNDEDAAREVFEEHGEDIAAVLTEPILGNHGIVHPVEGYHETLRELTAEHGALLIFDEVITGFRVGGLQCAQGTFGVEPDITTFGKIVGGGFPVGAIGGKSEIIEQFTPAGDVFQSGTFSGHPVTMAAGLETLRYAAENDVYEHVNRLGEELRSGIADILEDQAPNYTVVGTDSMFKVIFTREGAFGDGHCEGGCTQNPSCPRYEHCPKNGADVDRAETERWERLFWPAMKEQGVFLTPNQFESQFVSAAHTEADIEEALEAYKEAL from the coding sequence ATGAACTACGACGGGTCACGCGATCTGTACGATCGTGCGCTGTCGGTCATGCCCGGCGGCGTCAACTCCTCGGTGCGGGCCACACAGCCGTATCCCTTCTTCGTTCAGAAGGGTGACGGCGGGCACGTGATCGACGCCGATGGCAACCGGTATATCGATTTCGTGATGGGGTATGGACCGCTCTTGCTCGGCCACGACCTGCCCGAGTCGGTCCAGTCAGCAGTCCAGCGACGCGCCAGCGAGGGTCCGATGTACGGCGCGCCGACCGAGGTCGAGGTCGAACTCGCGGAGTTTCTCGCCCGACACGTCCCGAGCGTCGAGATGGTCCGGTTCGTCAACAGCGGCACCGAGGCGACCGTCTCGGCCGTCCGGCTGGCTCGCGGGTACACCGGCCGGGACAAGATCGTCATCATGGAGGGGAGCTACCACGGCGCACAGGAATCGACGCTCGTCGAGGGCAAGCGCGACGAGACCGCCCCGTCCAGTCCGGGGATCCCCGAGAGTTTCGCCGAGCACACGGTCACCGTTCCCTTCAACGACGAGGACGCAGCTCGCGAGGTCTTCGAGGAACACGGCGAGGACATCGCCGCCGTCCTGACCGAGCCGATCCTGGGCAACCACGGCATCGTCCATCCGGTCGAAGGCTACCACGAGACGCTCAGAGAACTGACAGCGGAACACGGTGCACTCCTGATATTCGACGAGGTCATCACGGGCTTTCGCGTCGGCGGCCTCCAGTGTGCCCAGGGGACGTTCGGCGTCGAGCCCGATATCACGACCTTCGGCAAGATCGTCGGCGGCGGCTTCCCGGTCGGGGCGATCGGCGGCAAAAGCGAGATCATCGAACAGTTCACGCCCGCCGGGGACGTGTTTCAGTCCGGTACCTTCTCGGGCCATCCCGTGACGATGGCCGCCGGGCTCGAAACCCTGCGCTATGCCGCCGAGAACGACGTCTACGAACACGTCAACCGGCTGGGTGAGGAGTTGCGCTCAGGTATCGCCGATATTCTTGAGGATCAGGCACCGAACTACACCGTCGTCGGGACTGATTCGATGTTCAAGGTTATCTTCACCCGCGAGGGGGCGTTCGGCGACGGCCACTGTGAGGGTGGCTGTACGCAGAATCCGAGTTGCCCGCGCTACGAACACTGTCCCAAGAACGGGGCCGACGTCGACCGCGCCGAGACCGAGCGCTGGGAGCGGCTGTTCTGGCCCGCGATGAAAGAACAGGGCGTGTTCCTGACCCCGAACCAGTTCGAATCACAGTTCGTCTCGGCCGCTCACACCGAGGCCGACATCGAGGAGGCACTCGAAGCGTACAAAGAGGCACTGTAA
- a CDS encoding LAGLIDADG family homing endonuclease: MATADNTELIDRFEEFYRDYYRNEIGELAQKYPSEQKSLFVDWQDLYRFDPDLAEDVRNQPEQLQEYAEEALRLYDLPVDVKLGQAHVRIENLPETTGIRDIRADHRGQLISVQGIVRKATEVRPKVTTAAFECQRCGTLTRIPQTTGDFQEPHECQGCERQGPFRINFDQSEFIDAQKIRVQESPEGLRGGETPQSIDVNIEDDITGNVTAGDHVRVSGILKLDQRESGNEKTPMFDTYMDGMTVEIEDEQFEEMDITDEDKKEIVELSNEPDIYEQMVGAIAPSIYGYEQEKLSMILQLFSGVSKDLPDGSRIRGDLHMLLIGDPGTGKCLAGDTSVTLGDGTTRPIRELVESNLDDRKPVDDGVWDTAEFSVPSLQADGQIEQRQVTKVWKREAPEKLYQIRTSTGREVEVTPSHPLFVRTNRGFQAVRADNLKDGQRVAVEPAATDTASEVADAIADGGAALAGTDVIDRIERLEPDDDWVYDLEVEGTHNYISNGIVSHNSQMLSYIQNIAPRSVYTSGKGSSAAGLTAAAVRDDFGDGQQWTLEAGALVLADQGIAAVDELDKMAADDRSAMHEALEQQSYHPNSEILLADGRRVEIGQFVDERMDDNPGDVVDGVDCEILPIDDAGVHTVDLEDNDVQKTSIDRMSRHEAPEEFVRVTFSNGRDVIVTPEHPMFADVDGEIRTVAAENIEEGTYVPAPRKLPNSSAAVELDDEARIGKEKDVSLPEELSPDLGEILGLLTAEGHSYAGSAHEIGFSNQDERLLGRMDRLMDDVFGMESTDTTNEAGTVTKRWVSTKLYRWFERNFPEMMHTARDKRIPSVVLGASEETIRRFLVGAFAGDGGVESEAMSFSTASDGLAEDYADALSKIGVGSRIHHDSAEDAWKVYVMGDSTGEFVERVVEPADDRYEEAVAFAERSDETVRHHDVLPPGAAEELRTLRTLLGLALTGRYRPNLDESYGVQIETVKDELATLRERIATVREGAERADTLGELRTAIGWSGRQLADRLDGETASAVHYAEDGGYDQQRRDELATVAEGAIEDALQEAQRRINALEEKCDLRYYEVTDIETVSNEDEYATEWVYDVTVEPTNTFVSQGVVLHNSISVSKAGINATLKSRCSLLGAANPKYGRFDQYEPIGEQIDLEPALISRFDLIFTVTDKPDEEKDRKLAQHILTTNYAGELHTHRQENATPDFSAEEVETVTEEVDPTIEPELLRKYIAYAKRNCFPTMTEEAKDEIESFYVDLRSKGQDEDAAVPVTARKIEALIRLAESSARVRLSDTVEQRDAERVIEIVRSSLQDIGVDPETGELDADVIETGTSKSQRDRIQNLKGIIADIQDEYDDGAPVEVVIERAEEVGIDESKAEHEIEKLKQQGEIYEPTNGNLRTT, from the coding sequence ATGGCCACCGCGGACAACACGGAACTCATCGATCGTTTCGAGGAGTTCTACCGGGACTACTATCGCAACGAGATCGGCGAACTCGCACAGAAGTACCCCTCCGAACAGAAGTCGCTATTCGTCGACTGGCAGGACCTCTACCGGTTCGACCCGGATCTGGCAGAGGACGTCCGCAACCAGCCCGAGCAGCTGCAGGAATACGCCGAGGAGGCGCTGCGACTCTACGACCTCCCCGTCGACGTGAAACTCGGGCAGGCCCACGTCCGCATCGAGAACCTCCCGGAGACGACAGGCATCCGGGACATCCGCGCGGACCACCGCGGCCAGCTCATCAGCGTCCAGGGGATCGTCCGCAAGGCCACGGAGGTCCGCCCGAAGGTGACGACCGCGGCCTTCGAGTGCCAGCGCTGTGGCACGCTGACCCGTATCCCCCAGACGACGGGCGATTTCCAGGAACCCCACGAGTGTCAGGGTTGTGAGCGTCAGGGCCCCTTCCGGATCAACTTCGACCAGTCGGAGTTCATCGACGCCCAGAAGATCCGCGTCCAGGAGTCCCCCGAAGGGCTGCGCGGCGGCGAGACCCCCCAGTCGATCGACGTCAACATCGAAGACGACATCACCGGCAACGTCACCGCGGGCGATCACGTCCGCGTGAGCGGCATCCTCAAACTCGACCAGCGGGAGAGCGGCAACGAGAAGACCCCCATGTTCGACACGTACATGGACGGGATGACCGTCGAGATCGAGGACGAGCAGTTCGAGGAGATGGACATCACCGACGAGGACAAAAAGGAAATCGTCGAGCTCTCAAACGAACCCGACATCTACGAGCAGATGGTCGGCGCGATCGCCCCCTCGATCTACGGCTACGAGCAGGAGAAGCTCTCGATGATCCTCCAGCTGTTCTCGGGCGTCTCGAAGGACCTCCCCGACGGCTCTCGGATCCGTGGGGACCTGCATATGCTCTTGATCGGTGACCCTGGTACAGGAAAGTGCCTCGCAGGCGACACGAGCGTGACACTCGGAGACGGCACGACACGTCCGATTCGAGAACTCGTCGAGTCAAATCTTGACGATCGCAAGCCGGTCGATGATGGGGTGTGGGACACAGCTGAGTTCAGTGTTCCCTCACTGCAAGCCGATGGACAGATTGAACAGCGACAGGTGACCAAGGTCTGGAAGCGAGAAGCGCCGGAGAAGCTGTACCAGATCCGAACGTCAACAGGGCGTGAAGTCGAAGTAACGCCGTCACATCCCCTGTTCGTCCGGACGAACAGGGGATTTCAGGCAGTTCGGGCAGACAACCTCAAAGACGGGCAGCGGGTTGCCGTCGAGCCAGCCGCTACGGACACCGCCAGTGAGGTCGCTGACGCGATAGCGGACGGTGGGGCCGCTCTTGCAGGAACGGATGTCATCGATCGCATCGAGCGCCTCGAACCCGACGACGACTGGGTATACGATCTCGAAGTCGAGGGAACGCACAACTACATTTCGAACGGGATCGTCTCTCACAACTCTCAGATGCTATCATATATCCAAAATATCGCCCCGAGATCCGTCTATACGTCGGGGAAAGGATCCTCGGCGGCTGGGCTCACCGCTGCGGCTGTTAGAGACGACTTCGGAGACGGCCAGCAGTGGACGTTAGAGGCTGGAGCGCTCGTTCTCGCCGATCAAGGGATCGCGGCAGTCGACGAACTCGACAAGATGGCCGCGGACGATCGATCGGCAATGCACGAAGCACTCGAACAACAATCCTACCACCCGAATTCGGAGATACTGCTCGCTGACGGTCGACGGGTCGAGATCGGGCAGTTCGTCGACGAGCGGATGGACGACAACCCCGGAGACGTCGTCGACGGCGTCGACTGCGAGATTCTCCCGATCGACGACGCCGGCGTTCATACGGTCGATCTAGAAGACAACGACGTACAGAAGACGTCGATCGACCGGATGAGCCGCCACGAGGCACCCGAAGAGTTCGTTCGGGTCACGTTCTCGAACGGCCGCGACGTCATCGTGACGCCCGAACACCCGATGTTCGCCGACGTCGACGGCGAGATTCGGACGGTTGCCGCCGAGAACATCGAGGAGGGAACGTACGTCCCCGCACCGCGGAAGCTCCCCAACAGCAGCGCGGCAGTCGAACTCGACGACGAAGCACGCATCGGCAAAGAGAAAGACGTCTCGCTGCCCGAGGAGTTGTCGCCCGATCTGGGTGAGATCCTTGGCTTGCTGACAGCCGAGGGCCACAGCTACGCCGGCTCGGCACACGAGATCGGCTTCTCGAACCAGGACGAGCGCCTCCTCGGCCGGATGGACAGACTCATGGACGACGTGTTCGGGATGGAGAGCACCGACACGACGAACGAGGCGGGAACCGTAACCAAACGGTGGGTCTCGACGAAGCTCTACCGCTGGTTCGAACGCAACTTCCCCGAGATGATGCACACTGCACGCGACAAGCGGATCCCGTCTGTCGTCCTCGGAGCGTCGGAAGAAACGATCCGCCGGTTCCTCGTCGGTGCGTTCGCCGGGGACGGCGGAGTCGAGAGCGAGGCGATGTCGTTCTCGACTGCATCGGACGGACTCGCCGAAGACTACGCCGACGCCCTTTCGAAGATCGGCGTCGGATCTCGCATCCATCACGATAGCGCAGAGGACGCCTGGAAGGTCTACGTGATGGGTGACTCAACCGGGGAGTTCGTCGAACGCGTCGTCGAACCAGCGGACGACCGCTACGAGGAGGCCGTCGCGTTCGCCGAGCGAAGCGACGAGACGGTACGCCACCACGACGTGTTGCCGCCGGGTGCGGCCGAGGAGTTGCGAACACTGCGAACGCTACTGGGGCTGGCCCTGACCGGTCGGTATCGACCAAATCTGGACGAATCATACGGCGTCCAGATCGAGACAGTCAAGGACGAACTCGCGACGTTGCGCGAACGGATTGCCACCGTGCGCGAGGGGGCTGAACGAGCCGACACGCTTGGAGAACTCAGGACAGCAATCGGCTGGTCCGGTCGACAGCTAGCCGACCGTCTGGACGGCGAGACGGCCAGCGCGGTCCACTACGCAGAGGACGGAGGCTACGACCAACAGCGTCGTGACGAGCTCGCGACCGTTGCGGAGGGAGCGATCGAGGACGCACTCCAGGAAGCCCAGCGTCGGATCAACGCCCTCGAAGAGAAGTGTGACCTCCGATACTACGAAGTCACGGATATCGAGACGGTTTCCAACGAAGACGAGTACGCGACCGAGTGGGTCTACGACGTGACCGTCGAGCCGACCAACACGTTCGTCAGCCAGGGCGTCGTCCTGCACAACTCGATCAGCGTCTCCAAGGCCGGAATTAACGCGACACTGAAAAGTCGCTGTTCGTTGCTCGGCGCGGCAAACCCCAAGTACGGCCGGTTCGACCAGTACGAACCGATCGGCGAGCAGATCGATCTGGAGCCCGCCCTCATTTCTCGGTTCGATCTGATCTTCACGGTCACGGACAAGCCCGACGAGGAGAAGGATCGAAAGCTGGCCCAGCACATCCTGACGACCAACTACGCGGGCGAGTTGCACACCCACCGTCAGGAGAACGCGACGCCGGACTTCTCGGCGGAGGAAGTCGAGACTGTCACCGAGGAGGTCGATCCGACGATCGAGCCCGAACTCCTGCGCAAATACATCGCTTACGCCAAGCGCAACTGCTTCCCGACGATGACCGAGGAGGCCAAAGACGAGATCGAGTCGTTCTACGTCGACCTGCGCTCGAAAGGCCAGGACGAGGACGCCGCAGTCCCCGTCACCGCCCGGAAGATCGAGGCGCTCATCCGGCTGGCGGAATCCTCTGCCCGAGTTCGTCTTTCGGACACTGTCGAGCAACGCGACGCCGAGCGAGTGATCGAGATCGTCCGCTCGTCGCTGCAGGACATCGGCGTCGACCCCGAGACCGGCGAACTCGACGCCGACGTCATCGAGACCGGAACCTCGAAAAGTCAGCGCGATCGCATCCAGAACCTCAAGGGAATCATCGCCGACATCCAGGACGAGTACGACGACGGCGCGCCGGTCGAGGTCGTGATCGAGCGTGCCGAGGAGGTCGGCATCGACGAATCGAAGGCCGAACACGAGATCGAGAAGCTCAAACAGCAGGGCGAGATCTACGAGCCGACCAACGGGAACCTGCGGACGACGTGA
- a CDS encoding ATP-dependent DNA helicase codes for MATEPSYLRFFPYDQPYDHQRDAMGRIHDALGDGRDVLFEGACGTGKTLASLTPALEYARETDKTVVITTNVHQQTRQFIEEASAIAQTEDLRALVFRGKASMCHIDVGYEECQALRDTTREQVELERDRAELERRQRELLEASQAGEGEAAEARSAVMDDLEAIEDDLSEFEDRATCEHYYRNLTVDTEEFYAWLYDDVRTPEDIYEYADREGLCGYELLKEGMDGVDLVIANYHHLLDPMIREQFFRWLGRDPEDVIAVFDEAHNVEDAAREHARRTLTENTLGQALDELADTDDPRVEAAENVIETYRDALEATYRETMGADTVREAEVDDQWTDLPIDSPDRKDDLTLSFLRSYTGPGYREELERALELGRELDQQYEQAYKDGETTVRKECQTLQAATFLDAWFDEGDSQGMYPVISVRRDGERSEPSTGASGEERPASRADDREGFTGRQDGLGDGGAGEIYGRAELYTCIPERVTRSLFDDLHAAVLMSATLRPFEVTEDVLGLEDPETMAYGAQFPEERRRTYAVEAPALFASERDDPSTQDTITGVLEDAIKFTPGNTLAFFPSYAEAERYYHRVETDGKRYLDEPGVSAQELREEFTDGDDGVLFSSLWGTLTEGVSYDGDDARTAVVVGVPYPHLDERMDAVQDAYGAAFGGSDAEDAGWRYAVEIPTVRKTRQALGRVVRSPADFGARVLVDKRYTRSGEVEMQGYAVRKTFPAEERAEMIDVGPEKLQFGLLNFYNDLDAYDGKPPQP; via the coding sequence GTGGCAACAGAGCCGTCGTACCTCCGGTTTTTCCCCTACGACCAGCCCTACGACCACCAGCGAGATGCGATGGGGCGGATCCACGACGCGCTCGGGGACGGCCGAGACGTGCTCTTCGAGGGGGCCTGCGGGACGGGCAAGACGCTGGCGTCGCTGACGCCGGCCCTTGAGTACGCCCGCGAGACCGACAAGACCGTCGTCATCACGACGAACGTCCACCAGCAGACGCGGCAGTTCATCGAGGAAGCCAGTGCCATCGCACAGACGGAGGACCTCCGGGCGCTCGTCTTCCGCGGAAAGGCCTCGATGTGTCACATCGACGTGGGCTACGAGGAGTGTCAGGCGCTGCGAGACACCACGCGCGAGCAGGTCGAACTCGAACGTGACCGAGCCGAACTCGAGCGTCGCCAGCGGGAACTGCTCGAGGCCAGCCAGGCCGGCGAGGGCGAGGCCGCCGAGGCCCGGTCGGCCGTGATGGACGACCTGGAAGCGATCGAAGACGACCTCTCGGAATTCGAGGACCGTGCGACCTGCGAACACTACTACCGGAATCTGACCGTGGATACGGAGGAGTTCTACGCGTGGCTGTACGACGACGTCCGCACGCCCGAAGACATCTACGAGTACGCCGACCGAGAGGGGCTGTGTGGGTACGAACTCCTCAAGGAGGGAATGGACGGGGTCGATCTGGTGATCGCGAACTACCATCACCTGCTGGATCCGATGATCCGCGAGCAGTTCTTCCGGTGGCTGGGTCGGGACCCCGAAGACGTGATCGCGGTCTTCGACGAGGCACACAACGTCGAGGACGCCGCCCGCGAGCACGCCCGCCGGACGCTCACCGAGAACACACTCGGGCAAGCGCTAGACGAACTCGCTGACACTGACGACCCGCGCGTCGAGGCTGCCGAAAACGTCATCGAGACCTACCGGGACGCGCTCGAAGCGACCTACCGGGAGACGATGGGAGCCGACACGGTCCGGGAAGCGGAGGTAGACGATCAGTGGACGGATCTGCCGATCGACAGCCCCGACCGGAAGGACGATCTGACGCTGTCGTTCCTGCGGTCCTACACCGGTCCTGGCTACCGAGAAGAGCTAGAGCGAGCGCTCGAACTCGGCCGTGAACTCGACCAGCAGTACGAACAGGCCTACAAGGACGGTGAGACCACCGTCCGGAAGGAGTGTCAGACGCTGCAAGCGGCGACGTTTCTGGACGCGTGGTTCGACGAGGGCGACAGCCAGGGGATGTATCCCGTCATAAGCGTTCGGCGTGATGGCGAACGAAGTGAGCCATCAACGGGAGCAAGCGGGGAGGAACGACCCGCGAGCCGCGCGGACGACCGTGAGGGATTCACAGGCAGACAGGACGGCCTCGGAGACGGTGGGGCCGGAGAAATCTACGGGCGTGCCGAGTTGTACACCTGTATCCCCGAGCGCGTGACCCGCTCGCTGTTCGATGATCTGCACGCAGCGGTGCTGATGAGCGCGACGCTGCGACCGTTCGAGGTGACCGAGGACGTACTCGGACTTGAGGACCCGGAGACGATGGCCTACGGCGCGCAGTTCCCCGAGGAGCGACGCCGGACCTACGCCGTCGAGGCGCCTGCGCTGTTTGCCAGCGAGCGCGACGATCCGTCCACGCAGGACACGATCACGGGCGTCTTGGAGGACGCCATCAAATTCACGCCGGGAAACACGCTCGCCTTCTTTCCGAGTTACGCCGAGGCCGAGCGGTACTACCACCGCGTCGAGACCGACGGGAAACGGTATCTCGACGAGCCAGGGGTATCCGCACAGGAGTTGCGCGAGGAGTTCACCGACGGTGACGACGGCGTCCTCTTTTCGTCGCTGTGGGGAACGCTCACCGAAGGCGTCAGCTACGACGGCGACGACGCCCGGACGGCCGTGGTCGTGGGCGTCCCCTATCCGCATTTAGACGAACGAATGGACGCCGTCCAGGACGCCTACGGAGCGGCCTTCGGCGGTAGTGACGCCGAGGACGCCGGCTGGCGCTACGCTGTCGAGATCCCGACGGTCCGGAAGACCCGACAGGCGCTGGGACGAGTCGTGCGCTCGCCGGCCGACTTCGGGGCGCGGGTGCTCGTGGACAAACGCTACACCCGCAGCGGCGAAGTAGAGATGCAGGGGTACGCCGTCCGCAAGACCTTCCCGGCCGAAGAGCGTGCCGAGATGATCGACGTCGGGCCGGAGAAGCTACAGTTCGGACTCCTGAACTTCTACAACGACCTGGACGCCTACGACGGCAAGCCGCCACAACCCTGA
- a CDS encoding DUF5611 family protein, with protein MREYKMRRGEYLSDRIPDMEATIEEYFGPITGTDEYRDTELYVVEDPDNAVFNRVVAGTVEYGSKKDKLALDIDERPAEEVIASGDVEAAEEAVSLKNEFLLEATGRDAKARRDSMKRSVEDEPDGVDDV; from the coding sequence ATGCGAGAATACAAGATGCGGCGCGGCGAGTACCTCTCCGACCGCATCCCGGACATGGAAGCGACCATCGAGGAGTATTTCGGCCCCATCACCGGAACTGACGAGTACAGGGACACCGAGCTGTACGTCGTCGAGGACCCCGACAACGCGGTGTTCAACCGTGTCGTCGCCGGGACCGTCGAGTACGGCAGCAAGAAAGACAAGCTCGCGCTGGACATCGACGAGCGCCCCGCCGAAGAGGTCATCGCCTCCGGCGACGTCGAAGCCGCCGAGGAAGCCGTCTCGCTGAAAAACGAGTTCCTGCTCGAGGCGACCGGACGCGACGCCAAGGCCCGTCGCGACTCGATGAAACGCTCCGTCGAGGACGAACCTGACGGCGTCGACGACGTCTGA
- a CDS encoding MSCRAMM family adhesin SdrC produces MSIKCSLFGHSFDDSTVEREREEQGSEVVITIREVQTCTRCGETRIVSENKEVTTLETPDDVGAEPPDDAVDTETDESSPPDTAGPTQPEAAMESPQPETGSASSGATDDTIADTSSDAVGTEPPTEEVESPPADVTRDSGPSASGTSDIDDEPPVTDDAEILDDDSDTSDREPGEWPQEDDESESQPDADILTGAESDSEGGEQTDAEFVADEGETQTNEWPSEDEIDAAGEPESAGPGAVTAPDGSYVCRECGFSTPVEESSLREGDFCPECHRGTLVHAQDGN; encoded by the coding sequence ATGAGTATCAAGTGTTCGCTGTTCGGCCACTCCTTCGACGACTCCACCGTCGAACGTGAGCGTGAGGAACAGGGGAGCGAGGTGGTGATCACTATCCGGGAGGTTCAGACGTGCACGCGCTGCGGTGAGACGCGTATCGTCTCCGAGAACAAGGAGGTGACGACGCTCGAAACGCCCGACGATGTGGGTGCGGAGCCCCCGGACGACGCTGTCGATACGGAGACAGATGAGTCGTCCCCACCGGACACGGCCGGACCCACCCAGCCGGAGGCAGCCATGGAGAGTCCACAGCCCGAGACGGGGTCGGCGTCCTCCGGCGCGACGGACGACACGATCGCGGACACATCGAGCGATGCTGTCGGGACTGAACCTCCGACTGAGGAGGTGGAGTCCCCCCCGGCTGACGTTACCCGGGATTCGGGGCCGAGCGCTTCGGGCACGTCGGATATCGACGACGAACCGCCGGTCACCGACGATGCCGAGATTCTCGACGACGATTCCGATACGTCGGATCGGGAGCCGGGGGAGTGGCCACAGGAGGACGACGAATCCGAGTCACAACCCGACGCGGACATCCTCACCGGGGCGGAATCGGATTCGGAAGGGGGTGAGCAGACCGACGCCGAGTTCGTCGCCGACGAGGGCGAGACCCAGACTAACGAGTGGCCCTCCGAAGACGAGATTGACGCCGCGGGCGAACCGGAATCGGCTGGCCCCGGCGCTGTCACGGCACCGGACGGGTCGTACGTCTGTCGGGAGTGCGGGTTCTCGACGCCGGTCGAGGAATCCTCGCTGCGTGAAGGCGACTTCTGTCCGGAGTGTCACCGCGGGACGCTCGTTCACGCCCAGGACGGCAACTAG
- a CDS encoding DUF6432 family protein → MQAKPEYRDRDDDEVAVLDALADRAEDGMTVFELRSHVDLEIDDLETALAELKADGLISADEDDERTVVVPDERVVGTQQQDEDSSLSWLRDRLPF, encoded by the coding sequence ATGCAAGCCAAGCCGGAGTACCGCGACCGCGACGACGACGAAGTCGCGGTGCTCGACGCCCTCGCCGACAGGGCCGAGGACGGAATGACGGTCTTCGAACTGCGCTCACACGTCGACCTGGAAATCGACGATCTGGAGACGGCGCTGGCCGAACTCAAGGCTGACGGCCTGATCTCCGCCGACGAAGACGACGAGCGGACGGTCGTGGTCCCCGACGAACGCGTCGTCGGGACCCAACAACAGGACGAGGACTCGTCGCTGAGCTGGCTTCGCGATCGACTGCCGTTCTAA